In Rosa rugosa chromosome 4, drRosRugo1.1, whole genome shotgun sequence, the genomic stretch CAAAAAAATATTCATAAATTCATCATTCTTTGCAAATACAAAGATCTCGGTCTAAAGGGGTTGGTCAATAGACACAGGACTATGGCACAGGATGCAGCAAAGTGCAAATTGTAGTTTTAACTAAGCCAACTATTAAAACATGCTGATGGCAATTATTAAATGCAAACAAAATGCAGATGAAAATTTACCATCTCAGTAATTCGTTTAAGCTGCAGATCATGTGCTAGCTGCATCTGCTCATTCAAATGAGATATTTCTCGTTTTGAATACCCCTTCAAAGAAGCAACCTCTTCTTGTTGATCACGAAGTTTCATAGCCCCTTTCTGTCCAGATGCAACAATGTTTTGATCATTATATTCAATACCAACATGGTAATAATCTCAagaaattactataaataaaaaagaaaacaacaaatacCTTAACTTCAGCAAATATCTCATCCGTGTATGGCCGCCCACCATTCTGTGCTATAACCGAGTTTACAAGCGAGAGAAGCTGCTGCACTTGTTCGACCCTCTTGCTTTCATCCTTAGTCTTGTTATCAAAAAGCACACGACGATTTCCACACAGACCAAGGATTTCCTAAATTATTGCAAGAACTGATTATAAGTCTAGTGCATGATAGGCTCATATCAAAGAGAGTACTGGATCaagcaataaaaataaaagcaaattcTTACATAAAATATGTCAAAATGATCTTCCATTAATTCCATGTTACTAATAGATTTCTGTCAATGATACTGCTCATTTGAACATCTTATATCACCACACATCGTTAATGAAGACCAACTTTATTTCTGGGAACAACAAATGACAATGACACCAATATTTTTTGTAAAGTATTAATACACATTTAATGTAAGCAATGAACAGGGGAGGAGTTCCCAAGAACAGTCTCAGTTTAGAGGGGACAAGCATTTTCACTCAGTTTGATATCATTTGGAAACAAATCTCGGgagcaaagaaaataaaaaatggtgAACCAACAGGAATACTTCAACAGAACTTCAATACTTCTAAACTCATGTCTCAACTTGACTATACTCTTTATCGAACTTATAGTCCAAATGCAATACAACGATGATGTTAACACATACATTTAGAAAGAATATCATATCCTACTCATTCAGAAATGGAAACGAAAGTAGTGATGTTATCATGACATTTTAAACTAGGGAAAGGAAATTGAAGAAACAAATTTACCTTTAAAGGCTCCGGGCAATCACGGCCCAAATAATCTTCCAATGTCTCATCATTGTCTTCAAAGTCATCTCCTCCCGTAAAGACAACAATCATATAGTCAAAGATTTTACTTCCAAACAGAGTTTGCAAGCTAAGGATTGCAGACTCCTCTTCTTGTGAAAAGCGAGTTCTAGTTGAGAAAACCACAAGAACAGCATGGATTCCATCCTTGGCCAAATTAATGCATTTGACAATTTCTTTGCCAATAAA encodes the following:
- the LOC133707094 gene encoding immune-associated nucleotide-binding protein 9 isoform X2, encoding MGGSSIDDDWELPFSNAARTMVLVGRTGNGKSATGNSILGKKAFNSKRSSNGVTSTCELKTAILRDGQQVNVIDTPGLFDYSAKSDFIGKEIVKCINLAKDGIHAVLVVFSTRTRFSQEEESAILSLQTLFGSKIFDYMIVVFTGGDDFEDNDETLEDYLGRDCPEPLKEILGLCGNRRVLFDNKTKDESKRVEQVQQLLSLVNSVIAQNGGRPYTDEIFAEVKKGAMKLRDQQEEVASLKGYSKREISHLNEQMQLAHDLQLKRITEMVELKMRETTMMLEQKLADEHAARLRAEETTQEAQQRSEDEI
- the LOC133707094 gene encoding immune-associated nucleotide-binding protein 9 isoform X1, encoding MGGSSIDDDWELPFSNAARTMVLVGRTGNGKSATGNSILGKKAFNSKRSSNGVTSTCELKTAILRDGQQVNVIDTPGLFDYSAKSDFIGKEIVKCINLAKDGIHAVLVVFSTRTRFSQEEESAILSLQTLFGSKIFDYMIVVFTGGDDFEDNDETLEDYLGRDCPEPLKEILGLCGNRRVLFDNKTKDESKRVEQVQQLLSLVNSVIAQNGGRPYTDEIFAEVKKGAMKLRDQQEEVASLKGYSKREISHLNEQMQLAHDLQLKRITEMVELKMRETTMMLEQKLADEHAARLRAEETAQEAQQRSEDQIRKLRDDLQKAEEELRKRVESKCAIL